Proteins from a genomic interval of Kitasatospora herbaricolor:
- a CDS encoding AMP-dependent synthetase/ligase codes for MRESTSTAAPATASGGLADSLYDTAERTPALIQLARRPAGSEQWHEVTAADFRDQVLALAKGLLTRGVRYGDRVALMSRTRYEWTLFDYALWSVGAISVPVYPTSAAEQVRWILAETQAVACVVEDEDHAMTVGAVCDALPDLNGIWQLDQDCVRAITEDGRGVPDSLVHRQRLGVTPDTIATVIYTSGTTGRPKGCLLTHGNLAVEADTLLDGWHEVFQDSGSEPPSTLLFLPMAHVYGRVAQIAAVRGGIRLGHLAEISTDALLPALAGYRPSVLIAVPYMLEKIYQQARRAAEEAGRAELFEQAARVAVEWAAAREQKALGHGPGPGPRLRLRHAAYDRTVYQRLRAVLGGRVRNLMSGGSTLSRDLGLFFAGAGMTLYEGYGLTETSAAVTANPPGRAKFGTVGLPLPGAAVSIADDGEVWVRGPMVFGGYLNHPRCTAEALYDGWLATGDLGHLDEDGYLSIVGRKKDLIVTSSGKNLAPSSLEERVQAHPLVSQCLVVGDDRPYVAALITLDGPALAHWLKTHGREQLDEWGVLADEELHAEIQRAVAAANTAVSRAESIRAFRLLPHEFSLELGLMTPSLKLRRAAITERYAEDIEELYSP; via the coding sequence GTGCGCGAGTCCACCAGCACCGCCGCGCCCGCCACCGCCTCCGGCGGACTCGCCGACTCGCTCTACGACACCGCCGAACGCACCCCCGCACTGATCCAGCTGGCCCGCCGCCCGGCCGGCTCCGAGCAGTGGCACGAGGTGACCGCCGCCGACTTCCGGGACCAGGTGCTCGCCCTCGCCAAGGGCCTGCTCACCCGCGGCGTGCGGTACGGCGACCGGGTCGCCCTGATGTCCCGCACCCGCTACGAGTGGACCCTGTTCGACTACGCGCTCTGGTCCGTCGGCGCGATCTCCGTCCCGGTCTACCCCACCTCGGCCGCCGAGCAGGTCCGCTGGATCCTCGCCGAGACGCAGGCGGTGGCCTGCGTGGTCGAGGACGAGGACCACGCGATGACCGTCGGCGCGGTCTGCGACGCGCTGCCCGACCTGAACGGGATCTGGCAGCTCGACCAGGACTGCGTCCGGGCCATCACCGAGGACGGCCGGGGCGTGCCCGACTCGCTGGTGCACCGCCAGCGCCTCGGCGTCACCCCCGACACCATCGCCACCGTCATCTACACCTCGGGCACCACCGGCCGCCCCAAGGGCTGCCTGCTCACCCACGGCAACCTGGCCGTCGAGGCGGACACCCTGCTCGACGGCTGGCACGAGGTCTTCCAGGACTCCGGCTCCGAGCCGCCGTCCACCCTGCTCTTCCTGCCGATGGCCCATGTGTACGGGCGGGTCGCGCAGATCGCTGCCGTCCGCGGCGGCATCCGGCTCGGGCACCTGGCGGAGATCAGCACCGACGCCCTGCTCCCCGCGCTGGCGGGCTACCGGCCCAGCGTGCTGATCGCCGTGCCCTACATGCTGGAGAAGATCTACCAGCAGGCCCGGCGGGCGGCCGAGGAGGCCGGGCGGGCCGAACTCTTCGAGCAGGCCGCCCGGGTGGCCGTCGAGTGGGCCGCTGCCCGGGAGCAGAAGGCGCTCGGGCACGGGCCCGGCCCGGGCCCCCGGCTGCGGCTGCGGCACGCCGCCTACGACCGGACGGTCTACCAGCGGCTGCGGGCGGTGCTCGGCGGCCGGGTCCGCAACCTGATGTCCGGCGGGTCCACCCTCAGCCGGGACCTCGGGCTGTTCTTCGCCGGCGCCGGGATGACCCTCTACGAGGGCTACGGCCTGACCGAGACCTCGGCGGCGGTCACCGCCAACCCGCCCGGCCGGGCCAAGTTCGGCACGGTCGGGCTCCCGCTGCCGGGCGCCGCGGTGTCGATCGCCGACGACGGCGAGGTGTGGGTGCGCGGCCCGATGGTCTTCGGCGGCTACCTCAACCACCCGCGATGTACCGCCGAGGCGCTCTACGACGGCTGGCTGGCCACCGGGGACCTCGGCCACCTCGACGAGGACGGCTACCTCAGCATCGTCGGCCGCAAGAAGGACCTGATCGTCACCAGCAGCGGCAAGAACCTCGCCCCGAGCAGCCTGGAGGAGCGCGTCCAGGCCCACCCGCTGGTCTCCCAGTGCCTGGTGGTCGGCGACGACCGCCCGTACGTCGCGGCGCTGATCACCCTGGACGGCCCGGCCCTGGCGCACTGGCTGAAGACCCACGGCCGCGAGCAGCTGGACGAGTGGGGCGTGCTCGCCGACGAGGAGCTGCACGCCGAGATCCAGCGGGCCGTGGCCGCCGCCAACACCGCCGTCTCGCGCGCCGAGTCGATCCGCGCCTTCCGGCTGCTCCCCCATGAGTTCAGCCTGGAGCTGGGCCTGATGACCCCTTCGCTGAAGCTGCGCCGGGCGGCGATCACCGAGCGGTACGCGGAGGACATCGAGGAGCTGTACTCGCCCTGA
- a CDS encoding sensor histidine kinase, which yields MRLRSSSIRAKVIALLMVPIVALTALWVYATLVTTGDVWTQFEVSSSYRSFGVTVDQYAHDLQNERRTAVQKLADPRSQPAAEAFDKARATTDREAQALRAKVGTAEARKLDATQQARFREVLASYDQVVAVRDHIERSMVSWTYILDQYSDLIKPTFAFRSAFVSRQSGQLPRQGTILIELVRAREYLAQEDAAMGGLSASTAKISPQQYQAALDALHNQRALFTVYIAELETADRTDYLALRTGENWSALERAERDFTNAAGYDRVADAINGDDWHAVADRALGDLDAINARLAGGIDARADSYAMGLLWRGGIAGAIGLAAIVLSIVISYRIGRGMAREMIGLRNAAQELAANRLPSVMLRLRRGEPVDIAAETPELQFGPAEAGQVGRAINAVQRAAVEAAVEQAELRRGVSAVFVNLARRSQVLLHRQLTLLDTMERRTEDPAELEDLFRLDHLTTRMRRHAEGLIILSGGSPGRAWRKPVRMVDVVRAAVGEVEDYARVIVRPFPGTGLLGSAVADVTHLIAELVENAAVFSPPQTQVTVQGEVVAHGFALEIDDRGLGLSSQALADINQRLSVEQEFDLADTDRLGLFVVSRLARRHGIRVHLRPSPYGGTTAVVLIPRELLAEAPDVMSEQPAAPAPVQARTAPAAGARRGQRELVAVPALAETGPHGRHAGPDSPAEEPDELAGRRGGPRPSVAEPAREPGGLPRRRAGGPVLVPAPAADGTGRGRHRRDEGPQGSDPESGPAPSAPAAGTPGAGQQGAVLPGSPLPGGGLLPRRVRQANLAPQLKEAAQARAAAAPGAAPAEPARERSPEEARATFASFQRGFTRGRGDRARPGSLTAVPSPAAPPAPVAPSPASPALFDPWAGSNRRALTPGHRPAALPAAPAGPAALTGRRPGVPASPVPPVASAPPASPSPSPSPSASSAPPAPAEGTDS from the coding sequence ATGCGTCTGCGCAGCAGCTCGATCCGCGCGAAGGTCATCGCGCTGCTCATGGTGCCCATCGTCGCGCTCACGGCCCTGTGGGTCTACGCGACCCTGGTCACCACCGGCGACGTGTGGACCCAGTTCGAGGTCAGCAGCAGCTACCGCAGCTTCGGCGTCACGGTGGACCAGTACGCGCACGACCTCCAGAACGAGCGCCGCACCGCCGTCCAGAAGCTCGCCGACCCGCGCTCGCAACCGGCCGCCGAGGCCTTCGACAAGGCCCGCGCCACCACCGACCGGGAGGCCCAGGCGCTGCGCGCCAAGGTCGGCACCGCCGAGGCCCGCAAGCTGGACGCGACCCAGCAGGCCCGCTTCCGCGAAGTCCTGGCGAGCTACGACCAGGTGGTCGCGGTCCGCGACCACATCGAGCGCTCGATGGTCAGCTGGACGTACATCCTCGACCAGTACAGCGACCTGATCAAACCCACTTTCGCCTTCCGGTCGGCCTTCGTCAGCCGGCAGAGCGGTCAGCTGCCCCGCCAGGGCACCATCCTGATCGAGCTGGTCCGGGCCCGCGAGTACCTCGCGCAGGAGGACGCGGCGATGGGCGGCCTGAGCGCCTCCACCGCGAAGATCAGCCCGCAGCAGTACCAGGCGGCGCTGGACGCCCTGCACAACCAGCGGGCCCTGTTCACCGTCTACATCGCCGAGCTGGAGACCGCCGACCGCACCGACTACCTGGCCCTGCGCACCGGCGAGAACTGGTCCGCGCTGGAGCGCGCCGAACGGGACTTCACCAACGCCGCCGGCTACGACCGGGTCGCCGATGCCATCAACGGGGACGACTGGCACGCCGTCGCCGACCGCGCCCTGGGCGACCTCGACGCGATCAACGCCCGGCTGGCGGGCGGCATCGACGCCCGCGCCGACTCCTACGCCATGGGCCTGCTCTGGCGGGGCGGCATCGCAGGCGCGATCGGCCTGGCCGCGATCGTGCTCTCCATCGTGATCTCCTACCGGATCGGCCGCGGCATGGCCCGGGAGATGATCGGCCTGCGCAACGCCGCCCAGGAGCTGGCCGCCAACCGGCTGCCCTCGGTGATGCTGCGGCTGCGCCGCGGCGAGCCCGTCGACATCGCCGCCGAGACCCCCGAGCTGCAGTTCGGCCCGGCCGAGGCCGGCCAGGTCGGCCGGGCGATCAACGCCGTGCAGCGGGCCGCCGTCGAAGCGGCCGTCGAGCAGGCCGAACTGCGCCGCGGCGTCTCCGCGGTCTTCGTGAACCTGGCCCGCCGCAGCCAGGTGCTGCTGCACCGCCAGCTCACCCTCCTGGACACCATGGAGCGCCGCACCGAGGACCCGGCCGAGCTGGAGGACCTCTTCCGCCTCGACCACCTCACCACCCGCATGCGCCGGCACGCCGAGGGCCTGATCATCCTCTCCGGCGGCTCGCCGGGCCGTGCCTGGCGCAAGCCGGTCCGGATGGTCGACGTGGTCCGCGCCGCCGTCGGCGAGGTCGAGGACTACGCCCGGGTGATCGTCCGGCCGTTCCCGGGCACCGGGCTGCTCGGCAGCGCTGTCGCCGACGTCACCCACCTGATCGCCGAACTGGTCGAGAACGCGGCGGTGTTCTCGCCGCCGCAGACCCAGGTCACGGTGCAGGGCGAGGTGGTCGCCCACGGCTTCGCGCTGGAGATCGACGACCGCGGCCTCGGCCTCAGCAGCCAGGCCCTCGCCGACATCAACCAGCGGCTCTCCGTGGAGCAGGAGTTCGACCTCGCGGACACCGACCGGCTGGGCCTCTTCGTGGTCAGCCGGCTGGCTCGCCGGCACGGCATCCGGGTGCACCTGCGGCCCTCGCCGTACGGCGGCACCACGGCCGTGGTGCTGATCCCGCGCGAACTGCTGGCCGAGGCGCCGGACGTGATGTCGGAGCAGCCGGCGGCCCCCGCGCCCGTCCAGGCCAGGACCGCGCCCGCCGCCGGTGCCCGGCGCGGCCAGCGCGAACTGGTCGCGGTGCCCGCCCTGGCCGAGACCGGCCCGCACGGGCGCCACGCCGGCCCGGACTCCCCCGCCGAGGAGCCCGACGAGCTCGCCGGGCGCCGGGGCGGCCCCCGCCCGTCGGTGGCCGAGCCCGCCCGTGAGCCGGGCGGCCTGCCGCGCCGCCGCGCCGGGGGTCCCGTCCTGGTGCCCGCGCCCGCCGCCGACGGCACGGGCCGCGGCCGGCACCGGCGCGACGAGGGCCCGCAGGGCTCGGACCCGGAGAGCGGGCCGGCACCATCGGCGCCCGCGGCCGGAACGCCGGGCGCCGGACAGCAGGGCGCCGTACTGCCCGGGAGCCCGCTGCCGGGCGGCGGGCTGCTGCCCCGGCGGGTCCGTCAGGCGAACCTGGCCCCGCAGCTGAAGGAGGCCGCCCAGGCCCGGGCCGCGGCCGCGCCCGGTGCCGCGCCGGCCGAGCCCGCCCGCGAGCGTTCGCCCGAGGAGGCCCGGGCCACCTTCGCCTCCTTCCAGCGCGGGTTCACCCGTGGCCGGGGCGACCGGGCCAGGCCCGGGTCGCTGACCGCGGTGCCGTCCCCCGCCGCGCCGCCGGCCCCGGTGGCGCCCTCGCCGGCGAGTCCCGCGCTCTTCGACCCCTGGGCCGGGTCGAACCGCCGGGCCCTCACCCCGGGCCACCGTCCGGCGGCGCTGCCCGCCGCTCCGGCCGGCCCGGCGGCCCTCACCGGGCGACGCCCGGGAGTCCCCGCTTCGCCCGTCCCGCCCGTGGCTTCTGCACCACCCGCTTCACCCTCGCCCTCACCATCACCATCCGCATCATCCGCACCACCCGCTCCAGCGGAAGGAACTGATTCATGA
- a CDS encoding roadblock/LC7 domain-containing protein translates to MTSTTQPSGDLNWLLDDLVGRVAALRHGVILSSDGLATGASSGLGREDAEHLAAVAAGFHSLAKGAGRHFQVGGVRQTMVELDEAFLFITAAGDGSCLAVLSEAEADIGLIAYEMALLVKRVGEHLAAEPRTAPPGR, encoded by the coding sequence ATGACCAGTACGACGCAGCCGTCCGGGGACCTCAACTGGCTCCTGGACGACCTCGTGGGACGGGTCGCGGCCCTGCGGCACGGCGTGATCCTCTCCAGCGACGGCCTGGCCACCGGCGCCTCCAGCGGTCTCGGCCGCGAGGACGCCGAGCACCTGGCCGCGGTCGCCGCGGGCTTCCACAGCCTGGCGAAGGGCGCCGGCCGGCACTTCCAGGTCGGCGGGGTCCGCCAGACCATGGTCGAGCTCGACGAGGCCTTCCTCTTCATCACCGCCGCCGGCGACGGCAGCTGCCTCGCCGTGCTCAGCGAGGCCGAGGCCGACATCGGCCTGATCGCCTACGAGATGGCCCTGCTGGTCAAGCGGGTCGGCGAGCACCTGGCCGCCGAGCCCCGTACCGCGCCGCCCGGGAGATGA
- a CDS encoding DUF742 domain-containing protein — protein sequence MTEAMTEGTGQEPEEDATAPRPAADVQWYDDDAGPMVRLFSMTKGRARPTEEGLFDLISMIAATDRAEDADGEDEAALDLEHRSILTWCRREPLTVAELGSYTDLPVSVVRVLLGDLYDAELITVTRPVPLAQLPDERLLRDVINGLRAL from the coding sequence ATGACCGAAGCGATGACCGAGGGGACGGGCCAGGAGCCCGAGGAGGACGCGACCGCGCCGCGCCCGGCCGCGGACGTGCAGTGGTACGACGACGACGCCGGGCCGATGGTCCGGCTCTTCTCGATGACCAAGGGACGGGCCCGGCCCACCGAGGAGGGTCTCTTCGACCTGATCTCGATGATCGCCGCCACCGACCGGGCCGAGGACGCCGACGGCGAGGACGAGGCCGCCCTCGACCTGGAGCACCGCTCCATTCTCACCTGGTGCCGGCGCGAGCCGCTCACCGTCGCCGAACTGGGCTCGTACACCGACCTGCCGGTCAGCGTGGTGCGGGTGCTGCTCGGCGACCTGTACGACGCCGAGCTGATCACCGTCACCCGTCCCGTCCCGCTCGCCCAACTGCCGGACGAGCGCCTGCTCCGAGATGTGATCAATGGACTCCGTGCGCTCTGA
- a CDS encoding GTP-binding protein encodes MDSVRSDPATSRGQWPGGPAVALKILVAGGFGAGKTTLVGAVSQIRPLRTEEQISELSRPIDDTSGVEAKRTTTVAMDFGRIDLREGLALYLFGTPGQDRFWFVWDELARGALGAVVLADTRRLADCFPSVDFFEQRGIPFLVAVNCFEGTEVFAPEDVRAALDLDPGVPVLLCDARSREDGKKLLIALVEHAADRRAGAVVPSG; translated from the coding sequence ATGGACTCCGTGCGCTCTGACCCCGCCACCTCCCGAGGGCAGTGGCCCGGCGGCCCGGCCGTCGCCCTCAAGATCCTGGTCGCGGGGGGCTTCGGCGCGGGCAAGACCACCCTGGTCGGGGCGGTCAGCCAGATCCGCCCGCTGCGCACCGAGGAGCAGATCAGCGAACTCAGCCGGCCCATCGACGACACCTCGGGGGTCGAGGCGAAGCGGACCACCACGGTGGCGATGGACTTCGGCCGGATCGACCTGCGCGAGGGCCTGGCGCTCTACCTGTTCGGCACCCCGGGCCAGGACCGGTTCTGGTTCGTCTGGGACGAGCTCGCCCGGGGCGCGCTCGGCGCGGTGGTGCTCGCCGACACCCGCCGGCTGGCCGACTGCTTCCCCTCGGTGGACTTCTTCGAGCAGCGTGGCATCCCCTTCCTGGTCGCCGTCAACTGCTTCGAGGGCACCGAGGTCTTCGCCCCCGAGGACGTCCGGGCGGCGCTCGACCTCGACCCGGGCGTACCGGTGCTGCTCTGCGACGCGCGCAGCCGCGAGGACGGCAAGAAGCTGCTGATCGCCCTGGTCGAGCACGCCGCCGACCGGCGCGCCGGGGCGGTCGTCCCGTCCGGATGA
- a CDS encoding ABC transporter substrate-binding protein, whose product MKFARPVLAATALLAATACGGNAEAGPATAAGSAVELRLPEPGNSGVLAVAKKDGSLDRALAAVHAKVAWSAAPAGFAEAADALNSGRLDAAQGSISTGLLPLAGKPGFELFGAAQPDPIGEGILVKNNSGIKSVKDLAGRKVAVDAGGTGEYLLLQALAKYKVPAEQVQRVRLSPDQARSQFSIGEVDAWAATGESVVTELAHASAYLVASGFGAGSDNYRVWAVRSELARQHPEVVRALYDYLHEADGKAQRDPAAYLNVFTSSGPEAVSGRAKEVRVDVGRAVAPLGPIQEADAVRLERVAQLFAAQHVTPSVVDVRSHLLDVNSLAGSAR is encoded by the coding sequence GTGAAGTTCGCCCGTCCCGTCCTGGCCGCCACCGCCCTGCTGGCCGCCACCGCCTGCGGCGGCAACGCCGAGGCGGGCCCGGCGACCGCCGCCGGCTCCGCCGTCGAACTGCGCCTCCCTGAGCCCGGCAACTCCGGGGTACTGGCCGTCGCCAAGAAGGACGGCTCGCTCGACCGGGCACTGGCCGCCGTGCACGCCAAGGTCGCCTGGAGCGCCGCGCCGGCCGGCTTCGCCGAGGCCGCCGACGCGCTCAACTCCGGCCGGCTGGACGCCGCGCAGGGCAGCATCAGCACCGGGCTGCTCCCGCTCGCCGGGAAGCCCGGGTTCGAGCTCTTCGGCGCCGCGCAGCCCGACCCGATCGGCGAGGGCATCCTGGTGAAGAACAACTCGGGCATCAAGTCCGTGAAGGACCTGGCCGGCCGCAAGGTCGCGGTCGACGCAGGCGGCACCGGGGAGTACCTGCTGCTCCAGGCGCTGGCCAAGTACAAGGTGCCGGCCGAGCAGGTGCAGCGGGTGCGGCTGAGCCCGGACCAGGCCCGCAGCCAGTTCTCGATCGGCGAGGTGGACGCCTGGGCCGCCACCGGCGAGTCGGTGGTCACCGAACTCGCCCACGCCAGCGCCTACCTGGTGGCCAGCGGCTTCGGTGCCGGTTCGGACAACTACCGGGTGTGGGCGGTCCGCAGCGAGCTGGCCCGGCAGCACCCGGAGGTGGTCCGGGCGCTCTACGACTACCTGCACGAGGCGGACGGCAAGGCCCAGCGGGATCCGGCCGCCTACCTGAACGTCTTCACCAGCAGCGGGCCCGAGGCGGTGTCCGGGCGGGCCAAGGAGGTCCGGGTCGACGTCGGCCGCGCCGTCGCCCCGCTCGGGCCCATCCAGGAGGCGGACGCCGTCCGGCTGGAGAGGGTCGCGCAGCTCTTCGCGGCGCAGCACGTCACCCCCTCGGTGGTCGACGTCCGCTCCCATCTGCTGGACGTGAACAGCCTTGCGGGGAGCGCCCGGTGA
- a CDS encoding winged helix-turn-helix domain-containing protein, whose translation MSSSSTATLSVPSATPHLRAVRAVQPPAAERWHPAAAQQHGPQHVVPQPPPQGLLTALPEGATVVATVPQSALPQGLLAQYGVQFGAAGSHPMVGYLVLVPAEAAQAPGLPPAGAPAPAAALVPAPAEAPRPARPAGQGITVDVERRNAYVDGKLLDLTYLEFELLAHLTDHPQRVHTRDHLVSAVWGYGHVGDGRTVDVHVARLRRKLGPAYRDSIVTVRRVGYKYTPAA comes from the coding sequence ATGTCTTCTTCCTCCACGGCCACCCTCTCCGTCCCCTCCGCGACCCCGCACCTGCGCGCGGTCCGCGCCGTCCAGCCCCCGGCCGCCGAGCGGTGGCACCCCGCCGCGGCCCAGCAGCACGGCCCGCAGCACGTCGTTCCGCAGCCGCCGCCGCAGGGCCTGCTGACCGCCCTGCCCGAGGGCGCCACGGTCGTCGCCACCGTCCCGCAGTCCGCGCTGCCGCAGGGCCTGCTGGCCCAGTACGGCGTGCAGTTCGGTGCGGCCGGCAGCCACCCGATGGTCGGCTACCTGGTGCTCGTCCCGGCCGAGGCCGCGCAGGCCCCCGGTCTGCCGCCGGCCGGCGCACCGGCGCCGGCGGCCGCCCTCGTCCCCGCGCCGGCCGAGGCGCCGCGCCCGGCCAGGCCGGCCGGGCAGGGCATCACCGTCGACGTCGAGCGCCGCAACGCCTACGTGGACGGCAAGCTGCTCGACCTCACCTACCTGGAGTTCGAGCTGCTGGCGCACCTCACCGACCACCCCCAGCGGGTGCACACCCGCGACCACCTGGTCTCCGCCGTCTGGGGCTACGGCCACGTCGGTGACGGCCGGACGGTGGACGTGCACGTCGCCCGGCTGCGCCGCAAGCTGGGCCCCGCCTACCGCGACAGCATCGTGACGGTCCGCCGGGTGGGCTACAAGTACACGCCGGCGGCGTAG